Proteins from a single region of Dyadobacter fanqingshengii:
- a CDS encoding class I SAM-dependent methyltransferase → MGLRTYIRENFIEDIKPYKPKNFRKPENMLEIVSAWKGLELIVEDIIDQFDLKRDRCIEFGVEFGYSSVVFSNYFKAVTGVDTFEGDIHTVNKNEHFEETSRRLAPYANIKLIKSDYKDWIATDNQRYNLAHVDIVHNYNETFECGLWAANHSDCTIFHDTESFPEVRRAVKDLAKKTGHKLYNYPEHHGLGILVARKR, encoded by the coding sequence ATGGGACTGAGGACTTACATCAGGGAGAATTTTATTGAGGACATTAAGCCGTATAAACCGAAGAATTTCAGGAAGCCGGAAAATATGCTGGAAATTGTTTCAGCGTGGAAAGGATTAGAGCTGATCGTGGAAGACATTATCGACCAATTTGATTTGAAGCGGGACCGTTGCATTGAGTTTGGCGTTGAATTTGGATATTCTTCCGTTGTTTTTTCAAACTATTTCAAGGCGGTAACCGGCGTTGATACTTTTGAGGGCGATATTCATACGGTTAATAAAAATGAGCATTTTGAAGAAACAAGTCGTCGATTGGCTCCTTACGCAAACATTAAACTCATAAAATCAGATTATAAAGATTGGATAGCAACTGACAATCAGCGCTATAACCTGGCCCACGTTGACATTGTTCATAATTACAACGAAACATTTGAATGTGGCCTGTGGGCTGCGAACCATAGTGATTGCACCATTTTTCACGATACGGAAAGCTTTCCGGAAGTGCGCAGGGCTGTGAAGGATCTTGCAAAAAAAACGGGTCATAAGCTGTACAATTATCCTGAGCATCACGGTTTAGGGATTTTGGTGGCCAGGAAAAGATGA
- a CDS encoding DUF2062 domain-containing protein, producing MTLKDINCCVIVPTYNNIKTIDRILESLLLFSGDQDIIAVNDGSTDRTPYQLMKYGSRLTVIDYILNTGKGHALRAGFKQAIAMGYANAITIDSDGQHQVSDIPIFLEAAAKNPGAVIMGSRDMEQEGVPGKSSFGNKFSNFWFKVETGISLPDTQTGFRLYPLAEIAKMKLYTTKFETEIEVLVRLAWRNVPIIPVKINVIYDKEERVTHFRPFKDFARISVLNTVLVVLTLLYFLPKRLIGKVKKKGLWKIIKEEAVKPEESNLSKAKSIGFGFFMGIVPVWGFQLLIGIPLSIYFRMNKVLFLAAANISIPPFIPIIIYGSYKFGGLFYKSGVQLTSFENLTLSSIHVNFVQYFIGGSLLAMAAGLVGFMITYLFLVIFRT from the coding sequence ATGACCTTAAAGGACATCAATTGCTGCGTAATTGTACCCACTTACAATAATATCAAAACAATAGACCGGATTCTCGAATCCCTTCTTCTCTTCTCAGGCGATCAGGACATCATAGCGGTAAACGACGGGTCTACGGACAGGACACCATATCAGTTGATGAAATATGGTTCGAGGCTGACCGTCATCGATTATATTTTAAACACCGGCAAAGGCCACGCGCTTCGTGCAGGTTTTAAACAAGCGATCGCCATGGGTTACGCTAACGCCATTACAATCGATTCCGACGGTCAGCACCAGGTTTCGGACATACCGATTTTTCTGGAAGCCGCTGCTAAAAATCCAGGCGCAGTAATCATGGGTTCCAGGGATATGGAGCAGGAGGGCGTCCCGGGCAAAAGCTCTTTCGGGAACAAGTTTTCTAACTTTTGGTTCAAGGTCGAGACAGGCATTTCCCTCCCGGATACGCAAACGGGTTTCAGGCTTTATCCGCTGGCTGAAATCGCGAAAATGAAGCTTTACACTACGAAGTTCGAAACGGAAATTGAAGTTTTGGTAAGGCTTGCATGGCGCAACGTCCCGATTATTCCGGTAAAGATTAATGTGATCTATGACAAGGAAGAGCGTGTCACGCACTTTCGCCCTTTCAAGGATTTTGCGAGGATAAGCGTTCTTAATACGGTGCTGGTTGTTCTCACATTGTTATATTTTTTACCTAAAAGGCTGATTGGAAAGGTAAAAAAAAAAGGCCTTTGGAAAATCATTAAGGAGGAAGCAGTCAAGCCGGAGGAATCCAATTTAAGCAAGGCAAAGTCCATTGGATTTGGTTTTTTTATGGGCATTGTCCCGGTTTGGGGTTTTCAACTGCTGATTGGCATTCCGCTTTCCATTTATTTCAGAATGAACAAGGTGCTTTTCCTGGCTGCGGCGAACATTAGCATTCCTCCATTCATTCCCATTATCATTTACGGAAGCTACAAGTTTGGCGGGCTCTTTTATAAAAGTGGTGTGCAACTCACTTCCTTTGAGAATCTTACGCTGAGTTCGATCCATGTAAATTTCGTACAATATTTTATCGGTGGATCATTGTTGGCAATGGCAGCCGGACTGGTAGGGTTCATGATAACCTATCTTTTTTTGGTCATTTTTCGCACATAG
- a CDS encoding DUF885 domain-containing protein has product MFKLIVLTIFLGAAMQSCQQKSEKDEALAPVKDVFANYYEERLALFPLEATMNGDNRYNDKMSDDLTKAGKLKAETFFKKYQAELAKYDREKLTDEEKTSWDLLQWECNMSLEGLKFPTELMPLNQIFSTHLMIGQMASGGSLQPFKTVKDYENWLKRVDGFVVWCDTAVVNMRKGIKEGYVLPKPLIKKMIPQLADMDHGPTAGHLFYSPAKNFPKDFSADDRGRLEKEYAAMVEGKIIPTFKKLHDFVEKEYLPAGRSTNGFDALPNGKALYDYYIKYFTTTEMTADQIHKIGLDEVARISGEMEKVKQQVGYKGDLKSFFNVVREDKKLMPFSKPEEVIVHFNKIHETMKPNLQKLFELTPKTKFEVRRTEAFREGSAAAEYNPGLADGSRPGVFYVPVPDAKKYNVVSDESLFLHEAIPGHHYQISLQQENKNLPDFRKNLWYSAYGEGWALYSESLGKELGLYTDPYQYFGMLSGEMHRAIRLVVDTGLHSKGWTREQAIQYSLDHEAESEESITAEIERYMAGGGQALSYKIGQLKIRELRAKAEKELGDKFDIKEFHKLVLESGCVPLKLLEDKANAWISEKK; this is encoded by the coding sequence ATGTTTAAACTTATCGTATTGACTATTTTTTTAGGCGCCGCTATGCAGTCTTGCCAGCAAAAATCCGAAAAAGATGAGGCATTAGCGCCTGTTAAGGATGTTTTTGCCAATTATTATGAAGAGCGCCTCGCATTATTCCCGCTGGAAGCAACGATGAATGGCGATAACCGTTACAACGACAAAATGTCTGACGACCTTACCAAGGCTGGAAAATTGAAGGCAGAAACCTTCTTCAAAAAATACCAGGCTGAGCTGGCCAAATATGACCGGGAAAAACTGACGGACGAAGAAAAAACGAGCTGGGACTTGCTGCAATGGGAATGTAACATGAGCCTAGAAGGCCTGAAATTTCCTACCGAGCTGATGCCTCTGAACCAGATATTCTCTACCCATTTAATGATTGGTCAGATGGCCAGTGGTGGTAGTTTGCAGCCATTTAAGACGGTTAAGGATTATGAGAACTGGCTTAAACGCGTGGACGGATTTGTGGTTTGGTGCGATACGGCGGTTGTGAATATGAGAAAAGGGATAAAAGAAGGTTATGTTTTGCCTAAGCCGCTCATTAAGAAGATGATCCCGCAACTGGCTGATATGGATCATGGGCCAACGGCAGGGCACCTTTTTTATTCACCTGCCAAAAATTTCCCGAAAGATTTCTCCGCTGACGATAGAGGCCGTTTAGAGAAAGAATATGCGGCAATGGTGGAAGGGAAGATTATCCCGACTTTTAAGAAACTGCACGATTTTGTAGAAAAAGAATATTTGCCCGCGGGAAGAAGCACGAATGGTTTTGATGCACTGCCTAATGGGAAAGCGCTTTATGATTACTACATTAAATATTTCACAACCACTGAAATGACTGCCGACCAGATCCACAAAATCGGCCTGGACGAAGTTGCGCGGATTTCCGGTGAAATGGAAAAGGTAAAGCAGCAGGTTGGTTACAAAGGCGATCTGAAATCCTTCTTTAATGTGGTAAGGGAGGATAAGAAGTTGATGCCATTCAGCAAACCGGAAGAAGTAATCGTGCATTTCAATAAAATTCACGAGACAATGAAGCCAAACCTGCAAAAGCTTTTTGAACTAACCCCGAAAACGAAGTTTGAAGTGCGTAGGACAGAGGCATTTCGGGAGGGCTCCGCTGCGGCAGAATACAATCCAGGCTTGGCGGACGGCTCGAGGCCCGGCGTTTTTTACGTTCCGGTTCCGGACGCGAAGAAATACAATGTGGTTTCGGATGAAAGTCTTTTTTTACACGAAGCGATCCCTGGTCACCATTATCAGATTTCTCTGCAACAGGAAAACAAAAATTTGCCCGATTTTCGTAAAAACCTGTGGTATAGCGCTTATGGCGAGGGCTGGGCGCTCTATTCCGAGTCGCTTGGTAAGGAACTGGGCCTCTACACCGATCCTTACCAGTATTTCGGCATGCTGAGCGGCGAAATGCACCGTGCGATCAGGCTGGTTGTGGACACAGGTCTGCATTCCAAAGGCTGGACGCGCGAACAGGCTATCCAATATTCGCTGGATCATGAAGCAGAATCGGAGGAGAGCATTACGGCTGAGATTGAAAGATACATGGCGGGTGGGGGACAAGCGCTTTCTTACAAAATCGGGCAGCTGAAAATAAGGGAGTTAAGGGCAAAAGCAGAGAAAGAATTGGGAGATAAATTTGATATTAAGGAATTTCACAAACTTGTGCTGGAATCGGGCTGTGTGCCCTTGAAACTGCTGGAAGACAAGGCAAACGCCTGGATCAGCGAGAAAAAATAA
- the rbsK gene encoding ribokinase, with protein sequence MKKKVLVIGSSNTDMVVQTADFPKPGETVLGGEFLMNAGGKGANQAVAAARLGANVRFVAKIGKDLFGQEAKKGFLKEGLDIQYLIETADHASGIALITVNANGENEIVVASGANMNLHPSDLPDEIFQNIDFALIQLEIPLKTITYIIDKCRSMGIKVIMNPAPAASLDKQLLASIHLITPNETETELLTGIYPGNAETMQKASGYFHQAGIAHVIITLGSAGVYLSNKKYAEIIPAHKVKALDTTAAGDVFNGAILTALASGEDWPEACRFACKAAAISVTRIGAQNSAPYLHELTSL encoded by the coding sequence ATGAAAAAGAAGGTCCTTGTTATCGGAAGTTCAAATACGGATATGGTCGTCCAAACCGCCGATTTTCCAAAGCCCGGCGAAACTGTTTTGGGAGGGGAATTTTTGATGAATGCCGGTGGAAAGGGTGCCAATCAGGCTGTTGCAGCCGCAAGGCTGGGCGCAAATGTTCGGTTTGTGGCTAAAATTGGTAAGGACCTTTTTGGCCAGGAGGCGAAAAAAGGTTTTTTAAAGGAAGGCCTCGACATTCAATATCTGATCGAAACAGCCGATCATGCTTCCGGCATTGCGCTGATTACGGTCAATGCAAATGGTGAAAACGAGATTGTAGTGGCCTCCGGCGCGAACATGAATCTGCATCCCTCTGATCTTCCAGACGAAATTTTTCAAAACATAGATTTCGCTTTGATCCAGCTGGAAATTCCTCTGAAAACTATAACCTATATCATTGATAAATGCCGCAGTATGGGCATAAAGGTTATCATGAATCCTGCTCCGGCGGCTTCGCTGGATAAGCAGTTGCTGGCAAGCATACATCTAATTACACCCAATGAAACCGAAACCGAACTTCTGACGGGCATTTATCCCGGTAATGCAGAAACGATGCAAAAAGCTTCGGGCTATTTTCATCAGGCCGGTATAGCGCATGTTATCATTACATTGGGCAGCGCGGGCGTTTATTTGTCCAATAAAAAATATGCTGAAATTATCCCTGCCCATAAGGTGAAAGCACTGGACACCACTGCTGCGGGCGATGTATTCAATGGCGCAATTTTAACCGCGCTGGCCTCCGGAGAAGATTGGCCGGAAGCTTGCCGTTTCGCATGTAAGGCAGCGGCAATATCTGTCACCCGCATTGGCGCACAGAATTCGGCACCCTATCTGCACGAGCTGACATCCTTATAA
- a CDS encoding nucleoside hydrolase, whose amino-acid sequence MKKKPLIIDCDPGHDDALMLMLAVGCGLFDIKAVTISAGNQKQEKTLSNALKILTLIDADIPVYRGAEKPLFRDLIVADYAHGETGLNAPSLPTVTRAPAQGSAIEGIAKVLSESIEKITIVPTGPLTNIATFLLAFPHLKNRIERISLMGGGIFRGNMTPLAEFNIYADPEAASIVFNSGIPITMCGLDVTHKALVFQKDIDHFRAIGNKTGRAAADLMDFFSVYYREHHIELDGGAALHDPCAIAWLIDSSIFKTKHCYVDVETRGELTTGTTVVDFYNTLQKEPNTEVAYDIDREAYIEMIYQAVKKLP is encoded by the coding sequence ATGAAAAAGAAACCCCTGATCATTGATTGCGACCCAGGCCATGATGATGCATTGATGTTAATGCTCGCAGTAGGCTGTGGTTTGTTTGATATCAAGGCTGTAACGATTTCGGCCGGCAACCAGAAACAGGAGAAGACGCTGTCCAATGCACTGAAAATCCTGACATTAATCGACGCAGACATTCCGGTTTATCGGGGCGCAGAAAAGCCCTTGTTCCGCGATCTCATCGTTGCAGATTATGCACATGGTGAGACCGGACTTAATGCGCCTTCCCTGCCGACAGTTACCCGTGCACCAGCACAGGGTTCAGCAATTGAAGGCATTGCAAAAGTTTTAAGCGAATCAATTGAAAAAATCACGATCGTCCCGACCGGGCCATTGACGAATATTGCCACATTTCTATTGGCATTTCCGCATTTGAAAAATCGCATTGAAAGGATATCATTGATGGGCGGAGGAATTTTCAGGGGAAATATGACTCCTCTGGCCGAATTCAATATTTATGCCGATCCGGAAGCGGCTTCCATTGTTTTTAATTCGGGCATTCCGATCACCATGTGCGGTCTTGATGTGACGCATAAAGCGCTCGTATTTCAAAAAGACATTGATCATTTCAGGGCAATAGGCAACAAAACGGGCCGTGCCGCAGCTGATCTCATGGATTTCTTTTCAGTCTATTACCGGGAGCATCACATTGAACTTGATGGAGGCGCAGCACTGCATGATCCGTGCGCAATTGCCTGGTTGATAGATTCTTCAATCTTCAAGACCAAGCATTGTTATGTGGATGTTGAAACCAGGGGAGAACTAACAACAGGCACAACGGTGGTTGATTTTTACAACACGCTGCAAAAAGAACCCAACACTGAGGTTGCTTATGACATCGATCGGGAAGCTTACATTGAGATGATCTATCAGGCTGTGAAGAAATTGCCGTAG
- a CDS encoding multidrug effflux MFS transporter, translated as MSRKQYFFIILILGSLATVSPFSIDMYLPGFPRIARDLGTTIDQVQLSLTSYLIGICIGQILYGPLLDRFGRKKPLYAGLALYVLASFGCALTSSADALIVMRFFQAMGGCVGLVASQALVSDLFPSDKRAEVFSLITLVIAVSPMIAPTVGGYVTASIAWQWIFIILAGIVSVIIVAIYFFLPTGREADTSVSLRPKAVMNGFATVIRQPQFLIYTLAGGLATAAPFAYIAGSSDVFMNIYKVTEQQYGWIFAFLAVAMIGSTQLNHILLKKFKSEQIIKVTLFYQSIVGILLIAGVYNNWFGLYSLIGMMFIFLTGQGLTGPNGSALSLAPFRKHTGSASALMGSWRMGAGAIISAIVSILHNNTALPMVGMMAACSLGGLVILHAGNAVVKHQASRREVEDEVSVLL; from the coding sequence ATGAGTCGCAAGCAGTATTTTTTCATCATTCTCATCCTTGGCTCCCTGGCCACGGTAAGTCCATTTTCCATTGATATGTATCTCCCTGGTTTCCCGCGTATTGCAAGGGATTTGGGAACCACGATAGATCAGGTGCAGCTTTCTCTGACGAGTTATCTGATTGGAATCTGTATCGGCCAGATTCTCTATGGGCCCTTACTGGATCGGTTTGGCAGAAAAAAACCATTATACGCGGGTTTGGCGCTGTATGTGCTGGCATCTTTCGGTTGTGCGCTTACATCATCCGCGGATGCGTTGATCGTGATGCGTTTCTTTCAGGCGATGGGCGGGTGCGTGGGTCTGGTTGCCTCGCAGGCATTGGTTAGTGACCTTTTTCCGTCCGATAAACGTGCCGAGGTTTTCTCACTGATCACACTTGTTATTGCAGTTTCCCCAATGATCGCACCGACCGTCGGCGGTTACGTGACGGCCTCTATTGCATGGCAGTGGATTTTTATCATTTTAGCGGGAATAGTTTCGGTCATTATCGTAGCGATTTACTTCTTTCTTCCAACAGGCAGAGAAGCAGACACTTCCGTATCCCTGCGCCCAAAGGCCGTAATGAATGGATTTGCAACAGTTATCAGACAACCTCAATTCTTGATTTATACATTAGCAGGTGGTCTGGCAACCGCTGCTCCTTTTGCATATATCGCCGGTTCTTCGGATGTGTTCATGAACATTTACAAAGTTACCGAGCAGCAGTATGGCTGGATTTTCGCATTTCTTGCCGTTGCTATGATCGGTTCCACGCAATTGAACCATATTTTGCTTAAAAAATTTAAAAGCGAACAGATCATTAAGGTGACATTATTTTACCAAAGCATTGTTGGTATACTGCTCATTGCGGGCGTCTATAACAACTGGTTTGGTCTCTACTCGCTGATTGGAATGATGTTTATTTTCCTTACAGGTCAGGGACTTACCGGGCCGAATGGTTCTGCATTATCCCTTGCACCCTTCAGGAAACACACTGGCAGCGCTTCTGCATTGATGGGCAGCTGGAGAATGGGCGCAGGGGCGATCATTTCTGCTATTGTGAGCATCTTGCACAACAACACCGCCTTACCGATGGTCGGAATGATGGCGGCTTGTTCGCTGGGCGGACTGGTTATTTTGCACGCGGGTAACGCAGTTGTGAAGCATCAGGCAAGCAGGAGAGAAGTGGAAGATGAGGTTTCAGTCCTGCTATAA
- a CDS encoding putative toxin-antitoxin system toxin component, PIN family yields MIRVVIDTNLYVSAMINRNSRQRLDQILKNQRFDILIDKTLVDEFVEVIHRPKFKKYVVIEQIEEFINLLYERCTVINTTSKVSHSPDPKDDFLLALALDGASQYLITGNKIDLLDLKQYGPTSILSLTQFLEVYFPNFQSDF; encoded by the coding sequence GTGATCCGTGTTGTCATTGATACGAATCTGTATGTAAGTGCAATGATCAACAGGAATTCACGGCAAAGATTAGATCAAATATTGAAAAATCAACGCTTCGATATTCTGATTGATAAAACGCTTGTTGATGAATTCGTCGAGGTTATTCATAGACCCAAGTTTAAAAAATACGTTGTTATTGAGCAGATTGAAGAATTTATAAATTTGCTTTATGAACGTTGCACGGTGATAAACACCACTTCGAAAGTTTCTCATAGTCCGGATCCGAAAGACGACTTTCTCCTTGCCCTGGCCCTGGATGGAGCATCCCAGTATTTAATTACTGGTAACAAAATCGATTTGCTTGATCTAAAGCAATATGGTCCGACATCAATCCTGTCCCTTACACAATTTTTAGAGGTGTACTTTCCAAATTTTCAGTCAGATTTCTAA
- a CDS encoding sodium-translocating pyrophosphatase, with the protein MSNITYLVPALGLVGLLVMFFKRGWVVRQDGGSPEMKEIADAIADGALAFLKAEWRVLIVFGIIVSILLGYSGTLVENSSAFIGISFLVGAFISAFAGYIGMNIATKSNVRTTQAARTSLTKALEVSFTGGSVMGIGVASLAVIGLGGLFIILYHFFVGDSTDVNGLGMEKVLEVLAGFSLGAESIALFARVGGGIYTKAADVGADLVGKVEAGIPEDDPRNPATIADNVGDNVGDVAGMGADLFGSYVATILATMVLGREIISEGTDNFGGISPILLPMVIAGMGLIASIIGMLLVRVKNDQGNVQGALNLGNWGSIILVLIGSYPLTMWMLPEGTLTIRGVDFTSLDVFWSILLGSIVGAIMSMVTEYYTAMGKRPVQSIVNQSSTGHATNIIGGLSVGMESTVIPTLVLAAGIYISYEFAGLYGVAIAAAGMMATTAMQLAIDAFGPIADNAGGIAEMAHLPEEVRGRTDILDAVGNTTAASGKGFAIASAALTSLALFAAFCGVAGINSIDIYKANVLAGLFVGAMIPFIFSSLAIAAVGRAAMKMVEEVRRQFREIPGIMEGTAKPEYDKCVAISTQASIREMVAPGLIALIVPVLVGFLFGPEVLGGTLAGVTVSGVLMGIFQNNAGGAWDNAKKSFEKGAVINGETYYKKSEPHKAAVTGDTVGDPFKDTSGPSMNILIKLMSIVSLVIAPHIAVDKADLEGFDSKTKQTQITTTQMAVESQEHIAVFPVKSIAK; encoded by the coding sequence ATGAGTAACATTACCTATTTAGTGCCGGCTTTGGGCCTTGTTGGCTTGCTGGTTATGTTCTTCAAAAGAGGCTGGGTTGTCCGGCAGGATGGTGGAAGTCCTGAAATGAAAGAAATCGCGGACGCGATTGCAGATGGTGCCCTTGCCTTCCTGAAAGCCGAATGGCGTGTACTCATAGTCTTTGGTATCATTGTCAGTATTTTACTGGGTTACTCAGGCACATTGGTTGAAAACTCCAGTGCCTTCATTGGCATATCGTTCCTGGTCGGTGCATTCATTTCTGCATTTGCGGGCTACATCGGGATGAATATTGCAACAAAATCCAACGTCCGTACTACGCAGGCAGCGCGCACAAGCCTTACCAAAGCGCTTGAAGTGTCATTTACCGGCGGTTCCGTTATGGGCATTGGTGTGGCAAGCTTAGCCGTGATCGGTTTGGGCGGATTGTTTATCATTTTATATCATTTTTTCGTTGGCGACAGCACGGATGTCAATGGCCTGGGCATGGAAAAAGTGCTGGAAGTGCTTGCCGGTTTTTCACTGGGAGCTGAATCCATCGCGCTTTTTGCGCGCGTAGGCGGCGGTATTTACACCAAAGCTGCTGACGTTGGCGCTGACCTTGTAGGGAAAGTTGAGGCTGGAATTCCGGAAGATGATCCACGAAACCCTGCGACCATTGCCGATAACGTGGGCGATAACGTTGGCGACGTAGCGGGTATGGGAGCCGATTTATTCGGCTCATATGTAGCAACAATTCTGGCAACAATGGTCTTGGGCCGTGAGATCATTTCTGAGGGAACAGATAATTTTGGCGGCATTTCGCCGATTTTGCTTCCTATGGTTATTGCTGGAATGGGCCTCATTGCGTCTATCATTGGTATGTTGCTGGTTCGCGTGAAAAATGATCAGGGTAATGTGCAGGGCGCTTTGAACCTGGGTAACTGGGGTTCTATCATTCTTGTTTTAATCGGAAGTTATCCGCTGACCATGTGGATGTTGCCCGAAGGAACATTAACCATTCGTGGCGTTGATTTTACGTCGCTGGACGTTTTCTGGTCTATCCTCCTGGGATCTATTGTCGGCGCAATCATGTCCATGGTGACCGAATACTACACAGCAATGGGCAAGAGGCCTGTTCAATCCATTGTAAATCAATCGTCAACGGGACACGCCACTAACATTATCGGTGGACTTTCGGTGGGTATGGAATCTACGGTGATTCCCACATTGGTGCTGGCAGCCGGTATTTATATCAGTTATGAGTTCGCAGGTTTATACGGTGTCGCAATCGCAGCTGCTGGTATGATGGCAACCACTGCGATGCAATTGGCCATCGACGCATTTGGCCCGATTGCTGATAATGCAGGTGGCATTGCTGAAATGGCACATTTACCGGAAGAAGTTCGCGGTCGTACGGATATTTTGGATGCGGTTGGTAACACCACTGCTGCTTCGGGAAAAGGTTTCGCCATTGCTTCCGCTGCACTTACCTCGCTTGCACTTTTTGCAGCTTTCTGCGGTGTAGCGGGCATTAATTCGATTGATATTTACAAAGCAAATGTGTTAGCTGGGTTGTTCGTTGGTGCTATGATCCCGTTTATTTTCTCCTCCCTTGCCATTGCAGCCGTAGGTCGCGCTGCTATGAAAATGGTTGAAGAGGTGCGTCGCCAATTCCGCGAAATTCCGGGGATTATGGAAGGAACTGCTAAGCCTGAATATGATAAATGTGTGGCTATTTCTACGCAGGCATCTATCCGCGAAATGGTTGCTCCCGGACTTATCGCATTGATTGTTCCTGTCCTGGTCGGTTTCCTTTTCGGGCCGGAAGTGTTGGGAGGAACATTAGCCGGTGTTACGGTTTCCGGTGTTTTAATGGGTATATTCCAAAACAATGCAGGCGGTGCCTGGGATAACGCGAAAAAGTCATTTGAAAAAGGGGCAGTTATCAATGGCGAAACTTACTATAAAAAGTCCGAACCGCATAAGGCTGCTGTAACAGGAGACACCGTTGGAGATCCATTCAAAGATACTTCGGGTCCGTCGATGAACATCCTTATTAAACTAATGTCCATCGTTTCCCTGGTAATCGCACCGCACATCGCAGTAGATAAGGCAGATTTGGAGGGTTTTGATTCGAAAACAAAGCAAACTCAAATAACAACTACGCAGATGGCAGTGGAGAGTCAGGAGCATATTGCTGTTTTTCCAGTCAAGAGCATTGCGAAATAA